CACCATGCCGCCGCGCAAGGCCGTGGTCACGATCGTCGAGCCTGGCTCGCCGGCGGCACTGGCGGGCTTGCGGCGCGGCGACGAGCTGCAAACCGTCGATGGCGTCGATTTCGTCAATGCTCCCGACGCTGCCAGCGTGAAGATCGTCAACGATGGCTTGTTCCCGCAAGCGCAGGGCACGCACACGCTGGCGTTCAGCCGCAACGGGACGCCCATTTCCGCGCGCCTGCAGGCGGTGGAAGTCAATACGAGCGCCGTGCAGAACGAGCGCATCATCGACACGCCCACGGGCAAGGTGGGCTATCTGACCTTCAATACCCACAATAATGTCGCCGAGCGTCAGCTGGTCGAGACCATGCGCCGCTTCCAGGCGGCCGGCATCAGCGACCTGGTGCTCGACGTGCGCTACAACGGCGGCGGCTATCTGGATGTCGCCAGCGAACTCGCTTACATGATTGCCGGCCCGCAAGTGACCACCGGCAAGACCTTCGAGCAGGTGCTCTTCAATGACAAGACCCGGCCGAAAGCGCCCGTGCCATTCCATGCGCAAAGCCAGGGTTTTCCCGGCCCGAATCCCCTGCCCAAGGGAACGCCCTTGCCCTCGCTGGGGCTGACGCGGGTGACCTTGCTGACCACGGGCAATACCTGCTCGGCCAGCGAAGCCATCATCAACGGCTTGCGCGGCGTCGATGTGCAAGTGAATGTGATCGGCGGCACGACGTGCGGCAAGCCCTACGGTTTTTACCCGACACCGAATTGCGGCACCACGTATTTCGCCGTGCAGTTCCAGGGCGTCAACGCCAAGGGCTTTGGCGACTTTGCCGACGGCATGGCGCCGACCTGCGACGTGACGGATGATTATCAGCACCAGCTGGGCGATCCGGCCGAAGGCATGCTGGCGGCGGCGCTGCGCTACCGCAGCAGCGGCAGCTGCATCCCGGCCACGGGCGCGACCAGGCTGTTGAGTTCGATGCCGGGTCCGGCCGACACGGCGGCGCGTCTGCTGCGCCCGGCCTACAAGGAAATTGCCATCATTCGCCATTAAAGCGCATGCTTCTGCCATGGCCTTGCCGTGGCGCCTGGCGTTTTCCTGCTCAATAATCTTTCTATATAACAATTTTGATATATAGAAAGATGAATCCATTCGTTCTGGAATGACTGGCATTTTGCTATCTTCCCGCTTTTCTCCCACCTTGAGAAGCGCAACGATGTCGAAACAGTTCAAGTTAACCCCGCTCAGCCTTGGCGTACTGGCCATCCTGGGCGGTACCGCATGGCAGGCGCACGCGCAAACGCAAGCGCCCGCAGCGGATCAGCAGGCAGCGGCCACCCCGCCAGCCGTCGTGGTCACCGGTTCGCGCATTCCCCGCGCCAGCCTGGAAGGCCCGTCTTCCGTCACCATCCTGACCGGCGATGAAATCACCAAGCAGGGCTACAAGAACGTCTTTGACGCGCTGACCAGCCAGGTGCAGAACAGCGGCTTTACGCAGGGCGAAGATTACGGCAACACCTTCACGCCGTCGGCCAATACCATCAGCCTGCGCGGCCTGGGTCCGAACCACACCTTGATCCTGCTGAACGGCCGCCGCCTGGCCGACTTCCCCATCGCCTATGACGGCGCAGTCAACTTCACCAACCTGGCGAACATCCCGGCTAGCATCGTCGAGCGCATCGAGATCCTCAACGGCGGCGCTTCGGCCATCTATGGTTCCGACGCGATTGCCGGCGTGGTCAACGTGATCCTGAAAAAACAGGCGGAAGGCTTCGACATCAACGTCAAGGTTGGCGGCACCTCGCGCGGCGGCGCCGGCAACCAGCGCGTGCAACTGACGGGCGGCGGCAATGTCGACAAGCTGCATACCCTGTTCAGCGTGGAACTGAGTGAACGCGACCCGCTGTGGAGCATGGACCGCGACTTCATGACCAGCCGCTCCGGCGTGCCGACCACGATTGCTTCGCGCCGCACCCAGGCCTTCGGCACGTCCGGCAGCTATGTCGACCTGGGCGACACCTGCAACCAGTTCGGCGACATGTTCGGCGGCAGCGTCGTCAAGTACCAGGCGAAGAATGGCAGCTATTGCGCCAGCCCGAAAGCCCGTCCGACCTACTGGACCACGCAGACCAAGAACAGCAGCCAGAACGTGTTCGGCAGCGCCAATTACGAGTTCGATGCCGACACCACCTTGTTTGCCGATTTCCTGCTTGGCAAGAACAAGACCGTCAACAATACACGCGGCCCGTCGTGGACCTCGGCATCGCTGAACGGCGGCTCTTTCCTGAACCAGAACAGCGGCGCCTACGAAGAGTGGACGCGCTTTATCTCGCCCGAGGAAATCGGCGGCGTGCAGCGCTACAACCGCAGCTGGGAGGACCTGGCCACGGCCATCTCGCTGGGCGCCAAGGGCCGTATTCCTGGCACCGCCTGGCAGTATGAAGCCAACTACAACGCTTCCGTCTACAAGAGCGAAGGCCATACGCCGCGCATGTTGTCGAACATCGACAGCTTCTTCCTGGGACCCAAGCTGGGCACGGATGCCAAGGGCGTGGCCATTTACGCGCCGGATGCGGCGCGCCTGTCGCGCCGCCTGACGGCTGCCGAATTCGACAGCATCACCGGCTACAGCGACAGCCGTGACAAGGCCTGGACGAATACCCTGAGCCTGGCCACGAATGGCGACCTGTTCCAGCTGCCTGCCGGCACGGTGAAAATCGCCACGATTGCCGAGGTGAGCAAGCAGGGCTTCAGCAACGAACCCGATGCGCGCATCGACCAGGGCTATTTCAATATCGCCACCGGTTCGGGCACCACGGCCGGCACCCGTTCGCGCTACGCGCTGGGCGCGGAATTGAATGTGCCGCTGCATGAGAAGCTGACCGCTACCGTGGCTGGCCGTTATGACCGCTACAGCTTTGCCGGACGCAAGGAAGGCAAGTTCACCTACAACGGCGGGCTTGAACTGCGCCCGGCGCCGGACCTGCTGTTCCGCGCCAACTACGCCACCAGCTTCCGCGCGCCGGACATGAACTACATCTACCAGGCCCGCGGCAAAGGCTATTATGCGAGCACCACCGACTACTACCGTTGCGACGCCGCCGGACAGGCCATCGACGGCTGCGAGTACGCGAATAAATCGCCGGGCGCCGATTACGTGCAGAACGGCAGCCGCGACCTGCAGTCGGAAAAAGGCAAGTCCTTCGGCGTGGGCGCCGTCTGGTCGCCGAGTGCCAATTTCGACGTCTCGGTCGACTATTGGAACATCAAGATCGACGACCTGGTGACCAACCTGGACGCCGACAAGCTGCTGCGCGACGAATCCGATTGCCGCCTGGGCAAGGCCGACATCGGCTCGCCGACCTGCATCGATACCGTGGGCCGCATCGAGCGTTACGCGGCCAACGCCTTGAACAAGGCGGGCGAGATCAAGACCATCACCGTCAACCCGATCAACGCGGCCAAGCAAAGCAGCAGCGGCGTCGACGTCAGCCTGAAGTATGTGCTGCGCACAACGGACTATGGCCGCTTTGCCTTCAAGGCCAACTACGCGCGGGTGCTGAGCAAGAAATCGCAGCAATTTGCCGGTGACGCAGAGACCGATGAAACCAAATCGATGACCAACCGGGATTGGCCCGACAAGCTGAACCTGAGCGTCAACTGGGGCGCAGGCGACTGGTCGAATACCTTGCTGGTCAGCCGCTACGGCAAGGTGCCTGACTCTGCCGGCAAGGGTTACCTGACGCCGACGGCGCTGGCCAACATCAGCACCGTCTACCGCATCAACGACCGCGCCACCGTGTCGCTGATCGTCAACAACGTGTTCGACAAGATCAAGCGCGACACCAGCAACGGCTGGCCGTACTACCCGATCGGCAATTACAGCCCGCAAGGCCGCCAGGGATGGGTCGAATTCAACTACCACTTTGGCTCGTAATTCACGCTTGCCAGAGCAAGGCCGGAGCAGCTGACGCTGTTCCGGCTTTTTTATTTGCCACGGCGTTTTTACCTGACCGCCACTCTATAATTGCCCGCTTGTCCTCTCTCGATGGAGTTTGACCCATGCTACGCCACGCCCTGCTGTCCGCCGCCTTGTTGTCCCTGTTTTCTGCCCCTGTATCTGCCGCTTCGCCGTTGACCACGGTGGCCGAGCGCTCGGGCTTTTTGAATACGGGCCGCTACGCGGAAGTGGAAGTCTTGTGCCGCCAGTTCCAGGCGCGCTATCCGCAGCAAGTGCGCTGCGTGGAATTTGGCCGCACGCCGGAGAACCGCCCCATGCTGGCGCTGGCCGTCTCGAATACGGGCGCGCTGACGCCGGCCGAGGCG
Above is a genomic segment from Janthinobacterium sp. 64 containing:
- a CDS encoding S41 family peptidase, translating into MHSLRLSSLAVPLVLLLSACGGGGGSDSAPVVPPLTPVGPTALVASSTVANRCEAPRSGSSIDKPGTLLDEQTWVRSWIDETYLWYREVPTTYLPQSFATAKAYFDVLKTTATTASGKPKDQFHFTYSTAEWDNAQNGIELGYGMLLALTRTMPPRKAVVTIVEPGSPAALAGLRRGDELQTVDGVDFVNAPDAASVKIVNDGLFPQAQGTHTLAFSRNGTPISARLQAVEVNTSAVQNERIIDTPTGKVGYLTFNTHNNVAERQLVETMRRFQAAGISDLVLDVRYNGGGYLDVASELAYMIAGPQVTTGKTFEQVLFNDKTRPKAPVPFHAQSQGFPGPNPLPKGTPLPSLGLTRVTLLTTGNTCSASEAIINGLRGVDVQVNVIGGTTCGKPYGFYPTPNCGTTYFAVQFQGVNAKGFGDFADGMAPTCDVTDDYQHQLGDPAEGMLAAALRYRSSGSCIPATGATRLLSSMPGPADTAARLLRPAYKEIAIIRH
- a CDS encoding TonB-dependent receptor plug domain-containing protein, with translation MSKQFKLTPLSLGVLAILGGTAWQAHAQTQAPAADQQAAATPPAVVVTGSRIPRASLEGPSSVTILTGDEITKQGYKNVFDALTSQVQNSGFTQGEDYGNTFTPSANTISLRGLGPNHTLILLNGRRLADFPIAYDGAVNFTNLANIPASIVERIEILNGGASAIYGSDAIAGVVNVILKKQAEGFDINVKVGGTSRGGAGNQRVQLTGGGNVDKLHTLFSVELSERDPLWSMDRDFMTSRSGVPTTIASRRTQAFGTSGSYVDLGDTCNQFGDMFGGSVVKYQAKNGSYCASPKARPTYWTTQTKNSSQNVFGSANYEFDADTTLFADFLLGKNKTVNNTRGPSWTSASLNGGSFLNQNSGAYEEWTRFISPEEIGGVQRYNRSWEDLATAISLGAKGRIPGTAWQYEANYNASVYKSEGHTPRMLSNIDSFFLGPKLGTDAKGVAIYAPDAARLSRRLTAAEFDSITGYSDSRDKAWTNTLSLATNGDLFQLPAGTVKIATIAEVSKQGFSNEPDARIDQGYFNIATGSGTTAGTRSRYALGAELNVPLHEKLTATVAGRYDRYSFAGRKEGKFTYNGGLELRPAPDLLFRANYATSFRAPDMNYIYQARGKGYYASTTDYYRCDAAGQAIDGCEYANKSPGADYVQNGSRDLQSEKGKSFGVGAVWSPSANFDVSVDYWNIKIDDLVTNLDADKLLRDESDCRLGKADIGSPTCIDTVGRIERYAANALNKAGEIKTITVNPINAAKQSSSGVDVSLKYVLRTTDYGRFAFKANYARVLSKKSQQFAGDAETDETKSMTNRDWPDKLNLSVNWGAGDWSNTLLVSRYGKVPDSAGKGYLTPTALANISTVYRINDRATVSLIVNNVFDKIKRDTSNGWPYYPIGNYSPQGRQGWVEFNYHFGS